Within the Sarcophilus harrisii chromosome 2, mSarHar1.11, whole genome shotgun sequence genome, the region AGTGAGCAGAATGCCTTAATCACCTACTCTATCATAGAGAGTAACCTCTCCTTGGAGGCATCACCAGTGTCATCCATTGTCTCCATCAACTCGGAGACTGGCGTCCTCTACACTCTGTGCTCTTTCGACTATGAACAATTCTGGAAATTTCAGCTGAGAGTGACAGCCAGGGACTCTGGGAACCCTCCTCTCAGCAGCAACGTGTCTCTGACTCTGTTCATACTGGATCAAAATGATAACACCCCGGAAATCCTGTACCCTGCCTTCCCCACAGACGGTTCCAGTGGAGTGGAGCTGGCCCCACGCTCTGCAGAGCCAGGCTACCTGGTGACCAAGGTGGTGGCAGTGGATGCAGACTCTGGCCAGAACGCCTGGCTGTCTTATCacctgctcaaggtcacagagccCGGGCTTTTTTCCGTGGGCCTGCACTCAGGGGAGATCAGGACTGTCCGAACGTTCCTGGACAAAGATGCCCTCAAGCAGAATCTCATCGTGGCAGTAACAGATAATGGGGAACCTCCCCTCTCTGCCACTGTCACTATAACTGTGGCAGTGGCTGACAGCATTCCCGAGATCCTCTCAGATCTCAGCAGCCAAACCTCCCCTGAAACTCAGGACGACTCTCTCCTTACATTTTACCTGGTCATAGCAGTAGCTGTGGTGTCCTGCTTGTTCTTTGCCTTCATTGTCCTTCTGCTGGCAATCAGGCTAAGAAGGTGGTGGATGCTGCAAGTTGTCCAGGCTCCAGGTGACCACGTGGGGGGAGTCACCTCCTCCCAGTTTTTGGGAATAGATGGAGTCAGAGCTTTCCTTCAGACTTATTCGCATGAAGTTACTCTCACCACGGATTCTCGAAAGAGTCAACTGATCTTTCCTCAGCCTAACTATGCAGACACCTTGATAAGTCAACAGAGCTGTGAGCCGAAGGAGTCTCCATTACCTACTCAGTCTTTACTTCATACAAAAGATGAACAAGCATTTTTCCAGGTAAATCTTAATCCATAGAATAGAATTACAAAATTAAGTTTCAGTGACTCATGTTATTACTTTTCTGTCTCTACTGTTTACTAGAGTTATCCATTGAACTTTCTAGTTATTCTGGCTATAAATTGATTGTCCGAGAAGAGCTTCACTTCACTGAAAACTCTCATTAAGTCTTATAGTATTTATGAAGAGCTTGGTGATATTATGTTGATCATTCAGTTAAAACagacacaaaaaaatgaaaactgatatCTGGAAAGACTAAGTAGTTTTCCAGACATTGCAGTACTGGATAAGGTGCCTCTCTTTTAAGAATTACTTCTCTAGGTTCAAATCTATGACTTCCTTTGATCTTCAAAGTTTAGTGCATTACAGTTTAAACacccaatactttaaaaaatatatatagtgtatagTGTATATTCATATcaacatatttatgtgtataaatatataaaggaatttaCTGCTGCAAAAATGAGTTTTCAAATCAATGCATAATGTAAGTGTTTGCCGTAGAAGCTGAAATATACTGATATAACTTTCACTTATTTAGAGGAGAAATAGGTAGATTACCTTTACCTTTTGtatttttacaattctttctGCATATTGAAATGGGTGTAGTGTAGCTGGATTTCGTGGATTGAGGAGAGGTACAGGAACTGGAGTCacattcattatctttatttaattttcaatatgcATTTTTCTCTTGTAACTTTATAAATGTCTTCCTTACTTAAAGTTGATTTGGAGAATTGTATCTGTGAAATAACAGGTCTTGTTTGCAGGCATAATTTCGTTCTGGTTTCATCAGCTCATGAAAAGATTATTCTCTTTTGAACAAGAATTGGACATTTCTGTAATAATGTCGTACACTGTCATTTCTTAGACTGTCTCAAGCGACCATCATTCTTTTCCACGTGGTAGGTTGTATTGCTATTTCTACCATATGAAAATAAATCTAGATATATGTAAAgagaatcatttatttatttccctaGAAATATCAGATCCTTGAAATATGGAAGAATCTTTCCACGTTCAATTGCTTCCTCATGATAGtcgatattttttaaaattttattctcatttctaaaaaacaaTATGACATTTCAATTCAATTGGAATACATAAGTTACTTTAAAATACTTACAAAAGTATTGGTGAGTTAGAGCCAATATATAATTCCAAGATTACAGTCGTTATGTTTTGTCCTATTTTGCTTGgaacaacatcaaaaaatatACACAACTAACTTTGGGTGTGTGACCTTTTTTGAACTTTAAGACTACAATTACACAATATATACAATCCCTGATTATACCTAGAAAGTTAATTCATAATCCGAAAGTTAATAATGTTTTCTCAAAGGCAAAATAGTACCATGTTAAAGTTTAAAATaggttacacacacacagacacacacattctCACTCATCGACTCACTCATTGCTAGATACGAGAGTaaatatacacagacacactAAAATTAAGTATCAATATATTCACTCTTTTATGATCTGAAAAGTACACaattaacagaaaataaattttctattctatataattaacataatattttaatctgtgtgaataataatttttgaacGTGATAAACAAAAGGTAAAGCTTTcagaacttgaaaataaaaatattctaaagattttttaaatgatattttacatCTTTTGGCCTAAATGAATTTGTGCAAGATGGCCTAGAAGGCCGCAAATAAAATAAACCTGTGACGGTATGAACGTATTTTAGGCAATTCTAAGtctatgactttaatttctttctacaTAACATTTCACATTTGTGCGATAATTAATCTAGACTCTGGGCGTCGCTGTCCACCAATCAGTAAGAAATACTCAGGGAGAAGACCCGCCTAACCCTTCCGGGTGCTAGAGCACAAACCTTTCGGAGATCAAACACACAGCATCCAGGATTCACAGAAAGTAAGCCCCATAATCCTACATGCTCCAGACTTCTGAAGTCATACTacaggagaaaacagaaaatccGAGTGACAATCCATATTCGGctgaagaataaagaaaacatttctaaagCAAACAATGGTAGCTGAGCAAAACCACAAAGGCTGCACAACGCTCTTCCTGCTTTGCTTTCTCCTGGGGACGCTGTGGGAGATCAGCATTGCCCAGATCCGCTACTCGGTTCCCGAGGAGACAGAAAAAGGCTCTTTCGTGGGCAATATCGCCAAGGACTTGGGAATGGAACTGAGCGAATTGTCTGAGCATGGGGCGCGAATTATCTCCAGAGGTAAGAAGCAGCATTTTGTTCTCAATGTTAAAAGCGGCAGCTTAGTCACCGCAGATAGAATAGACAGGGAAGAAGTCTGTGCGCAGAGCGCTGAGTGTCTGCTGAATTTTAATGTTCTGgttgaaaataaattgaaaatacatTCAGTGGAGGTGGAAATAACCGATATTAATGATAACGCCCCTCATTTTTTGGTAGATGAGCTAGAACTAAAAATTAGTGAAACCACAGCTCCAGGAACTCAGCATCTCCTGGAAAATGCATATGACCAGGATGTGGGAGTGAATTCTCTCCAGGGCTACGAGCTGAGTCCCAGCCATCATTTCTCTCTGAAAGTGCAAAGTACAAGTGGAGGAGTCAAGTATCCAGAACTGGTGTTGGAGAGGGCCTTGGACCGGGAGGAAGAGGCTGTTCACCATCTCATGCTCACAGCGTGGGACGGAGGAGAACCACTTCGTTCTGGTACTGCTAGAATCCGAGTGACTGTCCTGGATGCAAATGACAATGCCCCCGTGTTTTCTCAGTCAGTGTATACTGTCAGTGTTCCTGAAAATGTACCCCAGGGGACGATACTACTCACAGTGAATGCCACTGATGCAGATGAAGGAATCAATTCTCAAGTAAGATACTTTCAAGTGAAAAGTCCTGGGAAGATCTCCCAAATATTCCAAATTAATTCTGTGACTGGAGAATTGTCAACCTTACAAAATCTAGATTATGAAGAGACAGAATTCCATGAAATAGAAGTGGAAGCTCAGGATGGTCTTGGTCTCAGGAGCAGAGCTAAAATTCATGTCACAGTTCTAGATGTGAATGACAATGCTCCAGAAGTGACCATCACCTCTGTCACCAACTCAATCCCTGAAAATGCTCCCCCTGGGACTGTAATTGCTCTGTTCCATGTGCATGATCGAGACTCTGGTGAAAATGGTCAAGTCCTGTGTTCCATCCCAGGAGACCTGCcttttaaattagaaaagaaggtGGACAACTATTATTCATTGGTGACTGACAGGACACTAGACAGGGAGCAGGTGTCTGTGTATAACATAACCATGAAAGCAAAAGACTTTGGGAGCCCAGCTCTATCTACAGACACTCACATCCTCTTGCAGGTGGCAGACATCAATGATAACTCTCCCGCTTTCAGTCAGTCAGCTTACTCTGCCTACATCCAGGAGAACAACCCCAGAGGAGCTTCCATCTACTCCTTGACTGCTCATGACTCAGACAGTGAGCAGAATGCCTTAGTCACCTACTCCATCATGGATAGCAATCTCCCATTGGAGGCACCACCACTCTCATCCTATATCTCCATTAACTCGGAAACTGGCGTCCTCTATGCTCTGTGCTCTTTCAACTATGAACAATTCCGGGAATTTCAGCTGAGAGTGACAGCCAGGGACTCTGGGAACCCTCCTCTCAGCAGCAATGTGTCTCTGACTCTGTTCATACTGGATCAAAATGATAACACCCCGGAAATCCTGTACCCTACCTTCCCCACAGACGGTTCCAGTGGAGTGGAGCTGGCCCCACGCTCTGCAGAGCCAGGCTACCTGGTGACCAAGGTGGTGGCAGTGGATGCAGACTCTGGCCAGAATGCCTGGCTGTCTTATCgcctgctcaaggtcacagagccC harbors:
- the LOC100926346 gene encoding protocadherin gamma-A2 isoform X6, producing MVAEQNHKGCTTLFLLCFLLGTLWEISIAQIRYSVPEETEKGSFVGNIAKDLGMELSELSEHGARIISRGKKQHFVLNVKSGSLVTADRIDREEVCAQSAECLLNFNVLVENKLKIHSVEVEITDINDNAPHFLVDELELKISETTAPGTQHLLENAYDQDVGVNSLQGYELSPSHHFSLKVQSTSGGVKYPELVLERALDREEEAVHHLMLTAWDGGEPLRSGTARIRVTVLDANDNAPVFSQSVYTVSVPENVPQGTILLTVNATDADEGINSQVRYFQVKSPGKISQIFQINSVTGELSTLQNLDYEETEFHEIEVEAQDGLGLRSRAKIHVTVLDVNDNAPEVTITSVTNSIPENAPPGTVIALFHVHDRDSGENGQVLCSIPGDLPFKLEKKVDNYYSLVTDRTLDREQVSVYNITMKAKDFGSPALSTDTHILLQVADINDNSPAFSQSAYSAYIQENNPRGASIYSLTAHDSDSEQNALVTYSIMDSNLPLEAPPLSSYISINSETGVLYALCSFNYEQFREFQLRVTARDSGNPPLSSNVSLTLFILDQNDNTPEILYPTFPTDGSSGVELAPRSAEPGYLVTKVVAVDADSGQNAWLSYRLLKVTEPGLFSVGLHSGEIRTVRTFLDKDALKQNLIVAVTDNGEPPLSATVTVTVAVADSIPEILSDLNIQASPETQDDSLLTFYLVIAVAVVSCLFFAFIILLLAIRLRRWWMLQVVQAPGDHVEGVTSSQFLGIDGVRAFLQTYSHEVTLTTDSRKSQLIFPQPNYADTLISQQSCEPKESPLPTQSLLHTKDEQAFFQQAPPNTDWRFSQAQRPGTSGSQNGDEGGTWPNNQFDTEMLQAMILASANEAADGSSTLGGGAGTMGLSARYGPQFTLQHVPDYRQNVYIPGSTATLANAAGKRDGKAPAGGNGNKKKSGKKEKK
- the LOC100926346 gene encoding protocadherin gamma-A2 isoform X17 — encoded protein: MVAEQNHKGCTTLFLLCFLLGTLWEISIAQIRYSVPEETEKGSFVGNIAKDLGMELSELSEHGARIISRGKKQHFVLNVKSGSLVTADRIDREEVCAQSAECLLNFNVLVENKLKIHSVEVEITDINDNAPHFLVDELELKISETTAPGTQHLLENAYDQDVGVNSLQGYELSPSHHFSLKVQSTSGGVKYPELVLERALDREEEAVHHLMLTAWDGGEPLRSGTARIRVTVLDANDNAPVFSQSVYTVSVPENVPQGTILLTVNATDADEGINSQVRYFQVKSPGKISQIFQINSVTGELSTLQNLDYEETEFHEIEVEAQDGLGLRSRAKIHVTVLDVNDNAPEVTITSVTNSIPENAPPGTVIALFHVHDRDSGENGQVLCSIPGDLPFKLEKKVDNYYSLVTDRTLDREQVSVYNITMKAKDFGSPALSTDTHILLQVADINDNSPAFSQSAYSAYIQENNPRGASIYSLTAHDSDSEQNALVTYSIMDSNLPLEAPPLSSYISINSETGVLYALCSFNYEQFREFQLRVTARDSGNPPLSSNVSLTLFILDQNDNTPEILYPTFPTDGSSGVELAPRSAEPGYLVTKVVAVDADSGQNAWLSYRLLKVTEPGLFSVGLHSGEIRTVRTFLDKDALKQNLIVAVTDNGEPPLSATVTVTVAVADSIPEILSDLNIQASPETQDDSLLTFYLVIAVAVVSCLFFAFIILLLAIRLRRWWMLQVVQAPGDHVEGVTSSQFLGIDGVRAFLQTYSHEVTLTTDSRKSQLIFPQPNYADTLISQQSCEPKESPLPTQSLLHTKDEQAFFQDFLLNDASRILNNTNGELQVASNIGIPSHVSFCNHLFIIFCTVFSLCISC